A single window of Syngnathus acus chromosome 23, fSynAcu1.2, whole genome shotgun sequence DNA harbors:
- the LOC119117037 gene encoding protein phosphatase 1H-like isoform X2, which produces MLTRVKSAVGAFMGGIMTGGGSGGGGSPGSDLPLKFPYMRPEFLGLSPDEIECSADHIARPILILKETRRLPWATGYAEVINAGKSALNEDQACCEVVVVRRRPMSYCPPSTPSKTPTAKRRNSLPNGEGPGLYLEHKHAEDEGLVFHYWALFDGHAGSGAAVVASRLLQHHIACQLQSVMEILHNLASLPPTILGEEPDGNPYLQGTTPGPNQRSLTRAASLRGAAGAPSSPSNTPPPPRFFAEKKIQHESLVIGAMENAFKEMDAQIEREKQGYNITGGCTALTVVYMLGKLYVGNAGDSRAIIIRNNEIVPMSTEFTPESERQRLQFLGFMQPQLLGNEFTHLEFPRRVQRKEVGKRMLYRDFTMNGWAYKTIEDEDLKFPLIYGEGKKARVLATIGVTRGLGDHDLKVHDSNIYIKPFLSCLPEVKVYNLTQYEHGADDVLVMGTDGLWDVLSNQEVAEAVSTFLANCDPDDLHRYTMAAQDLVMRARGVLRDRGWRITNERLGSGDDISVFIIPLMYGNRQP; this is translated from the exons ATGCTGACCCGAGTCAAGTCGGCCGTGGGCGCCTTTATGGGTGGAATCATGACCGGCGGCGGTTCCGGAGGAGGTGGCAGCCCCGGCTCGGACCTGCCGCTCAAATTCCCCTATATGAGGCCGGAGTTCCTCGGACTCTCCCCGGATGAGATTGAGTGCTCTGCGGATCACATCGCCCGGCCCATCCTCATCCTGAAGGAGACCAGGAGATTACCGTGGGCCACCGGATACGCTGA AGTGATTAATGCTGGAAAGAGCGCTCTGAACGAGGACCAGGCATGCTgcgaggtggtggtggtgaggaGACGGCCCATGAGCTACTGCCCCCCCTCGACGCCCAGCAAGACCCCCACGGCCAAGAGACGCAACTCCCTGCCCAACGGCGAAGGCCCGGGACTGTACTTGGAACACAAGCATGCGGAG GACGAGGGTCTTGTGTTCCACTACTGGGCTTTGTTCGACGGCCATGCTGGTTCCGGCGCCGCCGTCGTGGCCTCCCGCCTGCTCCAGCACCACATCGCCTGCCAGCTCCAATCCGTCATGGAGATCCTGCATAACCTGGCTTCCCTGCCGCCGACCATCCTGGGCGAGGAGCCCGACGGCAACCCCTACCTACAAGGCACAACGCCGGGTCCTAACCAGCGTTCCCTGACGAGGGCGGCGTCGCTTCGGGGCGCGGCCGGGGCGCCGAGCTCACCTAGCAAcacgccgccaccgccgcggTTCTTCGCCGAGAAGAAGATCCAGCATGAGAGCTTGGTGATCGGAGCGATGGAGAATGCCTTCAAAGAGATG GACGCGCAAATCGAGAGGGAGAAGCAAGGCTACAACATCACAGGAGGTTGCACGGCACTCACCGTGGTCTACATGCTGGGGAAGCTCTACGTCGGCAACGCGGGCGACAGCAG GGCAATCATTATCAGGAACAATGAGATCGTTCCGATGTCGACGGAATTTACGCCGGAATCCGAACGACAGAGGCTACAATTCCTG GGTTTCATGCAGCCTCAACTGTTGGGAAACGAGTTCACACACTTGGAGTTCCCGCGGCGGGTCCAGCGGAAGGAGGTCGGGAAGAGGATGCTCTACCGGGACTTCACCATGAACGGATG GGCGTATAAGACCATTGAGGATGAAGATCTCAAATTTCCGCTCATATACGGCGAAGGGAAAAAG GCTCGGGTGTTGGCGACCATCGGCGTGACGCGCGGCCTCGGAGACCACGACCTTAAAGTTCACGACTCCAACATCTACATCAAGCCCTTCCTGTCCTGCCTTCCCGAA GTGAAGGTGTACAACCTCACGCAGTACGAGCACGGCGCCGACGACGTCCTGGTGATGGGCACGGACGGCCTCTGGGACGTTTTGTCCAATCAGGAAGTCGCTGAAGCTGTTTCCACCTTCCTTGCCAACTGTGATCCAGACGACCTTCACAG GTATACGATGGCAGCACAAGATTTGGTGATGCGAGCACGCGGCGTGCTCAGGGATCGAGGCTGGAGGATCACCAACGAGCGTTTGGGCTCCGGGGACGACATCTCCGTTTTCATCATCCCGCTGATGTACGGCAATCGTCAGCCCTGA
- the il17rel gene encoding putative interleukin-17 receptor E-like isoform X2, which yields MILWAALLMCHFGFGGAGPNLGVERITACGTKCSQGLQCKSKPAYFVPPPCRKPTDGLDVTAVFRNLSFSTVMMCEASQKCSLRLRIKTTAHLAKSIQGFSICSETPGKPQKCRSISISKVSRRKMAGMEVEVENDCIDVSPRQKVRVTVTTFPSYCGITQTGTYVAPDCSWKDLRRNIPECTTGRLWHDVDLDRKEVRVGVTEALQGHDYHVRLCRKDFICVGTGANAMIKKEEPDKSVVLSFSRPLPCLCIEGWPAVMDAPRVQVCPFKDALEEMWHGIRFDPLEEALSWEPACPLSARVTLCQRREEDGCSDQESVWRDISREMITFAKVDPHPQLCMKFTAGNQSWIRCPFVKSLQVWDVTLAQQGSTLTSRINATFSIDACRPSQDSTVCHATGTGVTVQVGERSSVSLNLTDVHDCVLVRRTDVNYAATVLHCPTQHVKGQLSEHKPAGTSSHLVLASPRSAWSPWRFF from the exons ATGATCCTGTGGGCTGCTTTGCTGATGTGCCATTTTGGGTTTGGAGGTGCTGGACCAAACCTGGGAGTGGAAAGGATAACGGCATGTGGTACCAAGTGTTCTCAG GGCCTCCAATGCAAGTCCAAGCCAGCTT atTTTGTTCCTCCTCCTTGCCGGAAGCCTACTGACGGACTTGACGTGACCGCTGTTTTCCGCAACCTCAGCTTTTCCACTGTCATGATGTGCGAGGCGAGCCAGAAATGTTCCTTGCGCCTTCGGATCAAAACAACTGCACACCTTGCCA AGTCCATCCAGGGCTTTTCCATTTGCTCCGAGACGCCGGGAAAGCCGCAAAAGTGCCGAAGCATCAGCATCTCAAAAGTGTCCAGGCGGAAAATGGCAGGGATGGAG GTGGAGGTGGAGAACGACTGCATTGACGTTTCTCCGCGGCAGAAAGTGAGAGTCACCGTCACTACGTTCCCGAGCTACTGTGGGATAACCCAGACTGGGACTTACGTGGCTCCAG ACTGCTCATGGAAAGATCTGAGAAGAAACATTCCAGAATGCACCA CTGGTCGGCTCTGGCACGACGTCGACCTGGATCGGAAGGAAGTACGCGTCGGGGTCACCGAGGCCCTGCAGGGTCACGACTACCACGTGCGACTCTGCCGGAAGGATTTCATCTGCGTCGGCACCGGCGCCAACGCTATG ATCAAGAAAGAAGAGCCCGACAAGAGCGTGGTTCTGTCTTTCTCCAGACCGTTGCCGTGCCTGTGCATTGAG GGTTGGCCGGCCGTGATGGACGCCCCCAGAGTTCAGGTCTGCCCTTTCAAAGACG CCTTGGAGGAGATGTGGCACGGGATTCGTTTCGACCCGCTGGAGGAGGCGCTGTCGTGGGAACCTGCCTGTCCGCTTTCGGCTCGGGTGACGCTGTGCCAGAGGCGGGAGGAAGACGGCTGTTCTGATCAGGAGAGCGTCTGGCGCGATATCAGCAGAGAAatg ATAACATTTGCAAAAGTGGACCCTCACCCTCAACTGTGCATGAAG ttcACTGCAGGGAACCAGTCTTGGATCAGGTGTCCTTTTGTCAAGAGTCTCCAAG TGTGGGACGTGACCTTGGCGCAACAAGGGTCAACTCTGACATCACGCATCAACGCCACTTTCTCCATCGACGCGTGTAGGCCCTCTCAAGACTCGACCGTGTGTCACGCAACTGGGACCGGCGTGACCGTGCAAGTG GGGGAGCGCTCATCCGTCAGCTTGAACCTGACAGACGTCCACGATTGTGTTCTT GTGAGGAGGACTGATGTGAATTACGCCGCCACCGTCCTTCACTGCCCCACCCAGCAC GTCAAGGGTCAACTCTCGGAACACAAGCCGGCTGGGACGTCGTCTCACTTGGTCTTGGCCTCGCCACGATCAGCGTGGTCGCCTTGGCGTTTCTTTTGA
- the LOC119117037 gene encoding protein phosphatase 1H-like isoform X1, which translates to MLTRVKSAVGAFMGGIMTGGGSGGGGSPGSDLPLKFPYMRPEFLGLSPDEIECSADHIARPILILKETRRLPWATGYAEVINAGKSALNEDQACCEVVVVRRRPMSYCPPSTPSKTPTAKRRNSLPNGEGPGLYLEHKHAEHGDGETTLPFQDEGLVFHYWALFDGHAGSGAAVVASRLLQHHIACQLQSVMEILHNLASLPPTILGEEPDGNPYLQGTTPGPNQRSLTRAASLRGAAGAPSSPSNTPPPPRFFAEKKIQHESLVIGAMENAFKEMDAQIEREKQGYNITGGCTALTVVYMLGKLYVGNAGDSRAIIIRNNEIVPMSTEFTPESERQRLQFLGFMQPQLLGNEFTHLEFPRRVQRKEVGKRMLYRDFTMNGWAYKTIEDEDLKFPLIYGEGKKARVLATIGVTRGLGDHDLKVHDSNIYIKPFLSCLPEVKVYNLTQYEHGADDVLVMGTDGLWDVLSNQEVAEAVSTFLANCDPDDLHRYTMAAQDLVMRARGVLRDRGWRITNERLGSGDDISVFIIPLMYGNRQP; encoded by the exons ATGCTGACCCGAGTCAAGTCGGCCGTGGGCGCCTTTATGGGTGGAATCATGACCGGCGGCGGTTCCGGAGGAGGTGGCAGCCCCGGCTCGGACCTGCCGCTCAAATTCCCCTATATGAGGCCGGAGTTCCTCGGACTCTCCCCGGATGAGATTGAGTGCTCTGCGGATCACATCGCCCGGCCCATCCTCATCCTGAAGGAGACCAGGAGATTACCGTGGGCCACCGGATACGCTGA AGTGATTAATGCTGGAAAGAGCGCTCTGAACGAGGACCAGGCATGCTgcgaggtggtggtggtgaggaGACGGCCCATGAGCTACTGCCCCCCCTCGACGCCCAGCAAGACCCCCACGGCCAAGAGACGCAACTCCCTGCCCAACGGCGAAGGCCCGGGACTGTACTTGGAACACAAGCATGCGGAG CATGGAGATGGAGAGACTACTTTGCCTTTCCAGGACGAGGGTCTTGTGTTCCACTACTGGGCTTTGTTCGACGGCCATGCTGGTTCCGGCGCCGCCGTCGTGGCCTCCCGCCTGCTCCAGCACCACATCGCCTGCCAGCTCCAATCCGTCATGGAGATCCTGCATAACCTGGCTTCCCTGCCGCCGACCATCCTGGGCGAGGAGCCCGACGGCAACCCCTACCTACAAGGCACAACGCCGGGTCCTAACCAGCGTTCCCTGACGAGGGCGGCGTCGCTTCGGGGCGCGGCCGGGGCGCCGAGCTCACCTAGCAAcacgccgccaccgccgcggTTCTTCGCCGAGAAGAAGATCCAGCATGAGAGCTTGGTGATCGGAGCGATGGAGAATGCCTTCAAAGAGATG GACGCGCAAATCGAGAGGGAGAAGCAAGGCTACAACATCACAGGAGGTTGCACGGCACTCACCGTGGTCTACATGCTGGGGAAGCTCTACGTCGGCAACGCGGGCGACAGCAG GGCAATCATTATCAGGAACAATGAGATCGTTCCGATGTCGACGGAATTTACGCCGGAATCCGAACGACAGAGGCTACAATTCCTG GGTTTCATGCAGCCTCAACTGTTGGGAAACGAGTTCACACACTTGGAGTTCCCGCGGCGGGTCCAGCGGAAGGAGGTCGGGAAGAGGATGCTCTACCGGGACTTCACCATGAACGGATG GGCGTATAAGACCATTGAGGATGAAGATCTCAAATTTCCGCTCATATACGGCGAAGGGAAAAAG GCTCGGGTGTTGGCGACCATCGGCGTGACGCGCGGCCTCGGAGACCACGACCTTAAAGTTCACGACTCCAACATCTACATCAAGCCCTTCCTGTCCTGCCTTCCCGAA GTGAAGGTGTACAACCTCACGCAGTACGAGCACGGCGCCGACGACGTCCTGGTGATGGGCACGGACGGCCTCTGGGACGTTTTGTCCAATCAGGAAGTCGCTGAAGCTGTTTCCACCTTCCTTGCCAACTGTGATCCAGACGACCTTCACAG GTATACGATGGCAGCACAAGATTTGGTGATGCGAGCACGCGGCGTGCTCAGGGATCGAGGCTGGAGGATCACCAACGAGCGTTTGGGCTCCGGGGACGACATCTCCGTTTTCATCATCCCGCTGATGTACGGCAATCGTCAGCCCTGA
- the il17rel gene encoding putative interleukin-17 receptor E-like isoform X1, protein MILWAALLMCHFGFGGAGPNLGVERITACGTKCSQGLQCKSKPAYFVPPPCRKPTDGLDVTAVFRNLSFSTVMMCEASQKCSLRLRIKTTAHLAKSIQGFSICSETPGKPQKCRSISISKVSRRKMAGMEVEVENDCIDVSPRQKVRVTVTTFPSYCGITQTGTYVAPDCSWKDLRRNIPECTTGRLWHDVDLDRKEVRVGVTEALQGHDYHVRLCRKDFICVGTGANAMIKKEEPDKSVVLSFSRPLPCLCIEGWPAVMDAPRVQVCPFKDALEEMWHGIRFDPLEEALSWEPACPLSARVTLCQRREEDGCSDQESVWRDISREMITFAKVDPHPQLCMKFTAGNQSWIRCPFVKSLQVWDVTLAQQGSTLTSRINATFSIDACRPSQDSTVCHATGTGVTVQVGERSSVSLNLTDVHDCVLVRRTDVNYAATVLHCPTQHVSQGSTLGTQAGWDVVSLGLGLATISVVALAFLLTIAVDRRRKETKMKCVGKHNKFYTSECDFLCENE, encoded by the exons ATGATCCTGTGGGCTGCTTTGCTGATGTGCCATTTTGGGTTTGGAGGTGCTGGACCAAACCTGGGAGTGGAAAGGATAACGGCATGTGGTACCAAGTGTTCTCAG GGCCTCCAATGCAAGTCCAAGCCAGCTT atTTTGTTCCTCCTCCTTGCCGGAAGCCTACTGACGGACTTGACGTGACCGCTGTTTTCCGCAACCTCAGCTTTTCCACTGTCATGATGTGCGAGGCGAGCCAGAAATGTTCCTTGCGCCTTCGGATCAAAACAACTGCACACCTTGCCA AGTCCATCCAGGGCTTTTCCATTTGCTCCGAGACGCCGGGAAAGCCGCAAAAGTGCCGAAGCATCAGCATCTCAAAAGTGTCCAGGCGGAAAATGGCAGGGATGGAG GTGGAGGTGGAGAACGACTGCATTGACGTTTCTCCGCGGCAGAAAGTGAGAGTCACCGTCACTACGTTCCCGAGCTACTGTGGGATAACCCAGACTGGGACTTACGTGGCTCCAG ACTGCTCATGGAAAGATCTGAGAAGAAACATTCCAGAATGCACCA CTGGTCGGCTCTGGCACGACGTCGACCTGGATCGGAAGGAAGTACGCGTCGGGGTCACCGAGGCCCTGCAGGGTCACGACTACCACGTGCGACTCTGCCGGAAGGATTTCATCTGCGTCGGCACCGGCGCCAACGCTATG ATCAAGAAAGAAGAGCCCGACAAGAGCGTGGTTCTGTCTTTCTCCAGACCGTTGCCGTGCCTGTGCATTGAG GGTTGGCCGGCCGTGATGGACGCCCCCAGAGTTCAGGTCTGCCCTTTCAAAGACG CCTTGGAGGAGATGTGGCACGGGATTCGTTTCGACCCGCTGGAGGAGGCGCTGTCGTGGGAACCTGCCTGTCCGCTTTCGGCTCGGGTGACGCTGTGCCAGAGGCGGGAGGAAGACGGCTGTTCTGATCAGGAGAGCGTCTGGCGCGATATCAGCAGAGAAatg ATAACATTTGCAAAAGTGGACCCTCACCCTCAACTGTGCATGAAG ttcACTGCAGGGAACCAGTCTTGGATCAGGTGTCCTTTTGTCAAGAGTCTCCAAG TGTGGGACGTGACCTTGGCGCAACAAGGGTCAACTCTGACATCACGCATCAACGCCACTTTCTCCATCGACGCGTGTAGGCCCTCTCAAGACTCGACCGTGTGTCACGCAACTGGGACCGGCGTGACCGTGCAAGTG GGGGAGCGCTCATCCGTCAGCTTGAACCTGACAGACGTCCACGATTGTGTTCTT GTGAGGAGGACTGATGTGAATTACGCCGCCACCGTCCTTCACTGCCCCACCCAGCACGTCA GTCAAGGGTCAACTCTCGGAACACAAGCCGGCTGGGACGTCGTCTCACTTGGTCTTGGCCTCGCCACGATCAGCGTGGTCGCCTTGGCGTTTCTTTTGACGATCGCAG TTGATCGAAGGAGAAAGGAAACAAAGATGAAGTGCGTTGGAAAACACAACAA ATTCTACACTTCTGAATGTGACTTTCTatgtgaaaatgaataa